In the Melanotaenia boesemani isolate fMelBoe1 chromosome 14, fMelBoe1.pri, whole genome shotgun sequence genome, CTGCAAGGTGTGTCAGAAGATGGACATTAAATGTCATATTTGCTGCACCATATAACTTCTCAAACTGCAGTGAGAACTTCTTGAGAGCTCTTTCAGCTACTTCAATATCACAGCGTTTCACCTTTTCTCCCAAAAGAATGTGCATAGcgaacacaaacagaaaaaggtgGTTCCAGAACTTCTTTAGTAAGACCCCATTCAGTAAAGGCAGGCAATAGAATAACAGGAATGACCTCCACTCTGATGCTTTCCAATATTTTCTGTCTGCAACAGATCGTGGTACTCTTGTTATCTCAACAGGGGGTTGAATTGCAATGAGCTCTTTGTCAATGCGGTCTGATTTTGCTCCTAAGTACCACTCTTTGTCATGATTTCTTGAGTCAAACCACAGTTTTGCTAATTGCCTTGTCACACCAAGGCAGACACAATGCTGATACTCTGGAACAAATCCATTTATCATTTGAAACTTTGTGAGTTTCATTAATGGTGAAGGTCCTTTTACTCCCATTACTGGACTGTCTGGTGTTGCAGCCATTGCGTGATCAAAATGCTTAGCTTCAGTTCTAAGATGTGGTTTTGGGCCTTTGTTTGTGTAAGGACCACCACCAACATGGTAACAAAAATCACATCCATAAAAGCCATTAAACTGTTTGGTGTTTCTTAGAAGTGGGCGAGCAACTGAATCTGAACTGCATATCAGAGCATACACTTTGGAGACATGTTGTACATTTGCTGAGTCCTTCCATTTAATACCATTTTGTTCTAAAATTTGCAGTTCATCAACAAATGGCTTCAAATATGTTAAGAAGTTTGGCTTCTTCTCGCCAAACCAGAGACAAGGAAGACAGATATTTGCCTTCCGTTCTTTAGGTTCAAGTTCTATAACCTGGCACTGAATGGGCCAAATTTGATACTTTGAACTCCTGAAAACTGGAATTCCATCACAGTTCCAAATTAAAGTTATGTCATCCTCACCTAATTCACCTGATTCTTTGAGTTTATGGTACTCTTCTCCACACTGTATATCTGACATGACATCTGCACATTgccagtctttttttaaactttggttTTGTTCAAGCAATGTTTTGATTTGTGAATCCAAACTAAGCACTAGAAAGAAACACCCACTTTTGAGACAGCTCTCTGAATCAGTTACTGCATTACAAGCTCCACACTGTAGTTCACTGGTATTATTTACCCCCAAGTAGTTTTCACATGCTGGACAGTAAAAATGGGGGACATAATTTCCATATTGTCCATAAGCTTTGTGAAAAAGGTATGTGGTTACTGGTACCATTCCAGGGAAATGTTCATTAACAATCTTCAGTAGATGTTCCAGTGCCACACCTGTCACATTGTGCCTTAGTACATAAGACATCAGTAAGATTAAACTTTGTCCCTTTGTCAGTGGAGCTCCAGGATACGCTGGATCATCTCCATCCAACAAAAATGTCTCTGCCTGCgaagacataaaaaagacaagataCTGTAGAAAACTGTTACATTcatctgcattaaaaaagaTTGCTTACAgatttacagagaaaacataaTGTACAATAATACATGTTAATAACCTGTTGGTTTGGTGTCTCTTGCTGATCAGTTGGAGTAGCAGGCACATTGCATCCTGGTTGCTTCTCTAACATGTCCTGGCAAAATATAAATGGAagcataaatattttcattttcatttcctttataGTTTTGACATATAAAACAATACTAGTGCTCCAAAAGATAAGTGGTAGGTACTACAAGTCATATGgtagtttttacatttaaagaattTGCCATGTTGCCTTCTGGGGTTGTTAGCAGAGAGTTATGCAAATGGAATATACACTAGCTTCATATAAAACTGATGTGATTTCAGGGGAAAGGATGAATGTAGTGCCTGTATtcagtaaatatacaaaatgtgTAACTCCTTGCCCAAACctagaaaacaaattaactcTATTAACAAATCAGAAACAAGAATACTGAAAAGCACTAATCCTTGGGTGGATGCAAGACAGGGCATCTGTTTCTATCAAGACAGTGAGTTCAAACATTAAGCCAAAACTGCATAATAatgcttaataaaaaacaaaattgttgTATTGGCGGaataaaaaacatcagatttaagTCACATTAAGCAAGTTAAGCCACATTTGCATTATATGTGCAGTGAAGATCTAACAGATGGATAATATCCAGGAAAATGGTGACTACAGCTTCACATACTGAAGAACTGTAGCCATCAAGTGCCAATGTAGGCTATAAGTCAGCCACCTGTTAGAAACTTTGTTAGCCTCATGTGGAACTACTAATTTGCTTGAATCACaatgtaaattaaacatgaatgaataatgcAATCATACTTTTAAATAGTTATATGTACACTGTAGTTATAATTCTGTGACCAAATGAGACCTTGCTGGTGTTCACTTTCAATACATGTTTATTATCGGTAGCCTATATTACTATTTGTAGACGTcggtttagaaaaataaaaagtactctattcacattttctgtatCAATTAAAGGGGTTGTTtttaggataaaaataaaactagtaA is a window encoding:
- the LOC121653394 gene encoding uncharacterized protein LOC121653394, whose amino-acid sequence is MAPKRHYKEYLLNESSQPSKATKYRRLAKENENTLNCRGNYKKYLSASCTTNNRGVLKEIPLSNNGERTYSLEEYPGDNPTTNKQNVPDEGLVAEGPSGQSSLECLRGKHLVTPITEHLLQDRPNRDSSEPAGEGVSRNTHPVLELPPSTYSHCTFQFCGDQQDMQIGPEAQDMLEKQPGCNVPATPTDQQETPNQQAETFLLDGDDPAYPGAPLTKGQSLILLMSYVLRHNVTGVALEHLLKIVNEHFPGMVPVTTYLFHKAYGQYGNYVPHFYCPACENYLGVNNTSELQCGACNAVTDSESCLKSGCFFLVLSLDSQIKTLLEQNQSLKKDWQCADVMSDIQCGEEYHKLKESGELGEDDITLIWNCDGIPVFRSSKYQIWPIQCQVIELEPKERKANICLPCLWFGEKKPNFLTYLKPFVDELQILEQNGIKWKDSANVQHVSKVYALICSSDSVARPLLRNTKQFNGFYGCDFCYHVGGGPYTNKGPKPHLRTEAKHFDHAMAATPDSPVMGVKGPSPLMKLTKFQMINGFVPEYQHCVCLGVTRQLAKLWFDSRNHDKEWYLGAKSDRIDKELIAIQPPVEITRVPRSVADRKYWKASEWRSFLLFYCLPLLNGVLLKKFWNHLFLFVFAMHILLGEKVKRCDIEVAERALKKFSLQFEKLYGAANMTFNVHLLTHLAASVRNWGPLWATSTFSFESFNGTLLQYFNGTTHVPEQIVKRFLCWRSLTQKAEKYMVDANEGVKCIFSHLLNSNVSSSNSSTLNENVRVFGNPCHHKLSALEKLAIKDLLSVTVEHCVCFHRFIVKGVLYHSSSNRSLKKRINSTVELQDGRLCRILCMSVFRAGDLSLHCILVKELVKTEGQLCKDSQLNIASTFMSEVSESRNVYAVPTDLFHRKCVLIQSRDKQYVIPLPNNVERD